The DNA sequence GTCGTCGCCCTGTTCCATTGGATGTTCGAGTTCTGCCGGGAACGGGGCTTGCTGGTCCGCATCGGGGAGTGATTCTGCCAGGTTTAACAGGATGCTCAAAAAGTTCGTCCAGCAAGGCCGCAGCGAGTGAAGGGCCGAGGAGGTACAAACCGCACTTTGTGCGATCCGTTCGCTATTTTATGGGTCTTGGCGAACGGAAAATCTCCTTCAGTGTTTCCGATCTCCGACGGCGTTGAGGGTCTGAACGATGCGAGAACGAAGCTGGCGGACTTTTTCAGCATCCTGCTCGTGGCGGATGTAATCCCAACATGAGAATGTCCGCTTTCACCAAAGTAGAAATGTCCTCTTGTGTAGACTGGCGGCCCTCAGAGGGAGGGCAGCATGGTTGGAGAGGACACGGTGCAGATGCGCGTGACAGAGTTGAAGCGGGTGCATGTCATTCGGCAAGTGATGGCCAAGGCATTACGGCAGCGGGAGGCGGGCGAGATCTTGGGGCTGACGACGCGGCAGGTCCGGCGGCTGGTCCAGCGGGTCCGAGCGGAGGGGGACATGGGCCTCGTGCATCGAAGCCGAGGCACGCCCTCACACCGACAATACCGGCCCGCCCTGAAAGTCCGGGCCCTTCGGCTGTACGCGACGCACTACGGCGATTTTGGCCCCACCCTCGCGGCGGAGAAGCTGGCCGAGCGACACGGCCTCCCCCTCAGCGCCGAAACGTTACGCGGCTGGCTCCGGGCCGCCGGGGTCACACACTTCCAGCGGCGGAAGCAACCGCATCGGGCGTGGCGGGCCCGGAAAACGCACCGGGGCGAACTGGTACAGGTGGACGGCTCGCATCATGACTGGTTCGAGGGACGGGGACCCCGGTGTGTGCTGATGGCCTACATCGACGATGCGAGCAGTCAGGTCTTTGCCCGGTTCTACGCCTATGAAGGCACGATCCCCGCACTGGATAGCTTCCGTCGCTACGTCACGCACTATGGCCTGCCGCTCGCGCTCTACACGGACCAGCATACGACCTACAAGTCGCCGGCCGCGCCGACCGTCGAGGAGCAATTAGCTGATCGCCCGCCGCACAGTCAGTTTGAGCGAGCGCTCGCCGAGTTGGGGGTGACAGTGATGCATGCCCACTCCCCGCAGGCCAAGGGCCGCGTCGAGCGGCTGTTCAAGACCCTGCAGGATCGCCTGGTCAAAGACCTACGCCTGGCGGGCCTGGCCACGCTTGAGGCGGCCAATCAGTTTCTGGAGACCTGGCTCCCGCGCTACAACCAGCAGTTTGCGGTCTCGCCCGCGCAGCCCGCCGATCTCCATCGGCCCCGTCCGACGTGCCGCGCCCTGGACCGGAGCCTGTGCCTCAAGACTCTGCGTGTCCTGCGCCGCGATTGGACCGTGGCCCATCACGGGCAGCTCTATCAGATCCGCGACCATATTCGGGCGACCCAGGTGCAGGTGGAAGAACGGCTCGATGGGACGATGCGGATGACCCACCATGGCCGGCCGCTCACGTATCAAGCCATTGCCGCGCGGCCCTGCAAGACGGCGGAGCCGGAGACACGCAAGCTGCCGCGGCCGCCCGTCAAGCCTCGAGCCACTCATCCATGGAATGGCTACGGGACAATCGCCAGCAAGCGACCGGCCGCCGCGCAACCTTAAACCGGACATTTCTACTTGGGGAGAAAGCGGACATTTCTAAATTGGGTTGACATCCTGCTCGTGGCGGATTGCCATTTTCAAGAAGGCTATGCTAGCCTATGCTTACCTTCTCGCAGGGGCCTGGCGGTAAGGTGGCGCGAAATAAACAGGCCTGCAGCATCGATGTTGCCTTGCCCGAGAATCTCGTCGGAAGTCAGACCTAAGTCGCCACGTCCTTTGCGTCTTTGGCCCGCTCCTTCCCCCGTCCCTCGAGCCCAAGACAATGTCATCATACTCAAAGGAGGAACCCCAGATGGGTTCAAAGATCTATGTTGGTGGGTTGCCCTATTCGGCGACCGAGCAGGAGTTGAGTGATCTGTTCGGGCGACATGGTGCCGTCGCTTCAGCGCGGATCATTACGGATAAGTTCACGGGACAGTCACGCGGCTTCGGCTTCGTTGAGATGTCTTCGGATGCAGAAGCACAGGCGGCGGTTGCCGCTCTCAACGGCGCAGAGATGGGTGGCCGGACCTTGACTGTCAATGAAGCGCGGCCCCAGGAGCCTCGTACTGGCGGCGGCGGTGGATTTGGTGGCGGCGGTGGCCGTGGCGGCGCGGGTGGCGGCAAGCGCGATCGTTACTAGTTGTTACGCGAGAAAGTGAAGGGGGCTGTTATCGTCATGATAGCAGCCCCCTTTTTGCGGCCAGTTTGGTCGATCAATTGAGTGGCGGGATGTGATGAGGTGGCGAGTGCGAAACCTATCCGACCCCATTTGTCAGGAGGCGTTTGGTGAGCACTCGAATGGAATCGATGTCCGGCCCGGTCCCGTTGGCCGATCTTTCGTCATTTTCTTTTCATGAGCATTCCGTGCTGGTCGTCGAAAATTTCTGGTCGCAGGAAGAGCGGCAGTTCTTCCGCGAGGGGATGCAGCAGGCGGCTTGGAAGAGTCTGGCCGATCTGCCGAAGGTTCGGGAGGATTTCCCGAATGCCGGAAACTGGGCCAAGGCTGAAATCGATCGGGCTCAAGGGCAGCGATTGATGTCGCGGTTGCAGTTGCCCTGTATTCAATCCTACATGGAGTCTTTCCCTCATATCGTCGGCCGCCATGTCGGGTTCAGCTACTACTCCTACGCGTCGGGCGATTGTCTCTTGACCCATAACGATACGGACCAGGGTTATGCGATGGAGGGCACAACGGCGCCGCGCCGCCGTCTCGCGATGGTGAGCTACTTTCATGACGAATGGCGGTCAGATTGGGGCGGAGAGTTGATCATCTATCGCAAGCGGAAGGCTCATGCCACCGATCAGCCCGACCTTGAGGTGACCCATTGTATCGAGCCCAGGCCTGGCTCGCTCGTGATGTTCACGGTGCCCCGTTTCCATCGGGTCTGTCGGGTGGATCAAGTCGCAGGTGAGCATCGGCGACTCTCAGTCGCCGGCTGGTTCATGACCCAACATCAGTAGGCTGCTCCAGCAAAAGATGAAGGGGGTGGTGACTGGCTTACTGCGCGTCTGATCGCTCTTTCAAGCCTGCAAGCCGTATCTTGTCGAGCGAGACAAACAGGGACTTCTCTTGAGTGACCGTCACGGCGCCAGGCGCCTGCCCCTTCGCTTTCTTGACCCACTTGCGGCGGGTATAGATGACGTCGCCCTTTCCGCTTTTCTTGAGGTCGCTGTAGAGCAGGGCTAACGTCGCCGCATCGCGGAGGGTTTCCGGGGGTATCTCCGCTCCTTTTTCGAGACGCACCACCACATGGGAGCCTGGCGTGCCACGGGCATGGAGCCAGAGGTCGTCGCTCTTGGCCAAGCCAAACGTCAGCTCGTCGTTCTCTCGTGCATTTTTTCCGACATAAATCGTCAGCCCGTCTGACGAGGTGAAGCGGCGGAATGGACCCTGCCGCTGTTCCTGCTTGCCCTTTCCCTTTTCTGTCCGCGCGAGGATTCTGGCTCGCAGGACCGGATGCGTGCGATCCGGAGGCTGCCAGGTTTCCTGCTCAATAGAGGTCAACTCTTGCTGCAGCGTAGCCAACTCATTTTCTCCCTCTGCGATGCGAGGCCGTAGCTCCCGCTCTGCCGCCAGGTGCTTCCGGTGTTTCTTGAAGTAGTCGTCCATATTGCCCTGGGGAGTTTTGGTCTGGTCGAGGGGGATCGTCAGGCTGGGCAGCTCCTCATTGAAATAATCCACCAGGGTGACATCGGTTTGACCCCTGCGGATGGCTCCGAGGTTTGCCTTGATGAGCTCGCCGTAGCGGGCATAGGTTTTGTATTTTTCTGCCTTCGCGAGGTCTTCGTGCCAGGCCTCGATGCGGCGGCGGAGCTTCTTGATGGATTTTCTGAGTATCCCGGCCCTGGCGTTCTGTGCGGTCTGAACGACCGACGTGGCTTCGGCCTTGTGGTAATGGGCCTCGATGGCAGCGGAGAGGGGGAATAGCGATTCCTGGCTATCCTGGCTGAATCGAGACAGGGCTGCGGCAGGCTTGTCCCGGTGAGGGAGGGCTGGCGCAACATAGAGCTGTCCCACCAGGTCTTTGGTCCCATTTAGGTCTCGCCGGATCAGGCCTGTCTCATCGAGCACAAGGAAATTCGAGGTTTTTCCTGTCAGCTCTGCGACCAACGTACAGGGACCTTCCTTCGTGCTCAGGGCAAGGTGGACGATCCGGTCCCCGTGAACCTGTTCGATCTTGTCGATTCTCGCTCCTTGCAGATGGGCGCGGAGAAATTGGCAGAAGGGCGGCGGCGTCGGTGGATTCTGAAGGGCTTCCGTGGTGAAGTGGAGGCGGGCGCTGTCCGGGTGGCAGGAGAGGAGGAGCCGGTGCGTCCGTCCTGGCGTGCGGACTTCCAGCAGAATGGTGCAATCCGTCGGCTGCTGGATCTTTTGAATCCAGCCTTCGGCCAAGGCCGGGGCCAGTTCAGCCACCACCTCTCCAATTTCTGCTGCGGTTAGTGCCACGATGCGTCTCCGGTCGGCTGCTCTATCAGGATGCTGAAAAAGGCCGCCAGCGGCGTTCTCGCTTCACGAAGAAGCTCAACGTACCACAAGGGTACGCCTCGCCTCTTCGCTCGCTGCGGCCTTGCTGGACGGTCTTTTTGAGCATCCTGAGGGCGATTGAGGCCTCCATGTCATAGAGAGCATGTCACCCGTATTTTTCGTGTTCGCCGAATTTTTCCGCAGCCTGCTATTGAGGCGAATCCCTGCACTGTACGATTCACCGATAAAACACGCAAGCCATCGCGCCATACCTGGCTCTGATCTATTCTTGCAGCGGGCTCTCTCCTCCGGTACAGTCTGACTCCTTCACCCTGGAGCCTGTGTGTCCATGCCGTTACTCGATGTGTCCCTGCTCGTTCGCCTGCAAGGAGAATTTCGCCTGTCGATGAAGCGGCTCCTGGGCGATCTCTGTCTGGATCTGGAAAACCAATATGCCGACGTTGCGACGTCCTTGGCCTTGCCGGTGGCCTACTTCCGGTATCTCGGGCGGTCGCTCGAACGGGATGCCTATGCCCACTGGAAAGTGGTCGGCTGGATCGAAGCGTTGAACGACCTGGTTTATTTCATCGATTTATTACAGCAGATTCGAGAGGAGCAGGATACGCGCGAGTTCGCGGCTCAGTTATTTGCCGAATGTCAGGAGAAATTTTTCGAGAACAGTTATCTGGAGGATCTGTTTCCGCGAGGGGTTGCCCAGTCCTCGGGACTCGAACGGAGGCTGAGTCAACTGTGCAAGAGGCTGACGCAGGAGCTGACGCAGGAGTCGCTCTGTCTCGTGCCGGGCCTTCCGATGCTCTGGTGCGAGGCTCACAAGATTGCCTCCTGGAACGTCGCAGTCCAGTTCGGAGGCAATGTCGAGAGGGCAGAGCTGTTGGGCGCAATGGCCATAGGGCTGGATGGCGGAAGTTACGAGGCGCCCCCCGCGGTAAAACGAGCCCTCAAACAATCCTCCAGCCTGGCGACTCTTCTCATTCGTCCGCATGAGTTGTCCGTGAAGATCGGACGAACCGTGACGCCTCTCTGCACCATGAGAGGCCACCGGTTGGATTGGAGCTGGACGCACCGGCCGCCGGTCGTGGCCATCGAGACGCAGGCAGGAGCCATCACAGTCGGGCCAACGCTCGTCTATGGGAAGGACCGCCAGCCCAAGACCGTGGCCGCCACGTCAGCTGGGCAAGTGAAGCGAATCAATCGAGCTTGGACCATCATTCAAGAGGCCTGGCCGGAAGGGCATGAGGTGCTCGCGCTTTTGACCTCGCGGATCGTGCCGCTCAAGGCCAAGGGCGTGGTGAGCTTCAGCTATCGCCACAGGCCTGGCTTGTCGTTTATCAACTGTTTCGACCGGGACAACCTCGACCTGGTTGACGACTTGATCCATGAGAACAGCCATCACCACCTGAATCTGTTGTTGCGCAAGTACGTCATGTATCAGGGGGATCGCAACCAGCAAGTCTTTTATTCCCCCTGGCGCCGCAGCCTCCGTCCGTTCAGAGGCATTCTCCACGCGGCCTTCACCTTTACGATGGGGGCGATGCTCTTCGAGCGGCTCTCAATCTGGGCCTCGGGGGTGGGTGGATCGACCAGGTGGAAGAGGGCAGGCCTCACTGAGAAAGATCTGCAGCGAGCCAGGTTTCGTTGTCTCGAAGAAGTGGAATCGGTTCGCTACTCGATCCATGATTTGGAATATGCCAGCTGGCATCTCAAGTGGCTCACAGGCTCAGGTAAGCAGCTGGTCGAACAGTTGGCCCAAACCATCGAGCAGGTCGAACAGAACATCGAGCCCCACAGAAAAGCCGTCCTCGCCTCCAAGTTCGGCCCAGCCCTCCGCAAACATGTGAAGGAGCTCCAGCAAGCCAGGGAAATCTACGGGCCAATGCGACTGAGCAAGGCATAGCCTCTGAAAACGATTTAGGTCTCCGAGGCTAGGCGGCGGGTTGAAGGCGTAATGAACATCCCGGTGAATCGATAGGGCGATGCACCCATTGCACTATAGAGTTTTGCAAAACCTCGATTTTCGAGCCAACTCATAGCTGGGTTAAGGCGCCGAGGCTCCCATCCGAGTTTCTCGCCAATTTCCCGAGGCGAAAGTGATTCTTTCCCCAACCCGACGGCAACCACTGCTACCGTTTTCGCATCCTGGCGAGGATCCCATCCTCTCAGATCCGGATCAGTTTCAAAGAAAAGAAAAGGAGTTGGCTGGATATAGCGAAAACCGATCTTGCTTCCGTCGACATCGGTCGTGAGCCAGCCACGTGCATGTAGTTCGTCTGCCGCAATCGTTAGTTCTTCCTCTGTGAGCTGTCCGTTAGCCAAGATTATCTCAGGCCCAAGTATGGGATCTGCTTCTTCGGCTGCCTGGGACCGTTGGTTCAGAAACAGAGCGAGCGTTTGTCCTGCAGGGGATAGCCCGCTTTTCGGGAGAGGAAGTACTTGTTCCGAGACAGCTTGAGCAAGAACAACCTTATTGCGATCAGCCTTGGCAGTTTGCTTTGCGGCACTCGATTTCGTGAGCACTTCTTCATAATTCGATCCATGAAGTGGCCACAAGCCCACACCGATCGACACGGTAATTCGAACGTCATCCCCAGCTACTACAAATTTGTGTTGTTCAAATGCTCGGCGAAGCTTCTCGGAAAACGCTACAGCATCTGTCGCATCATGGTTCGGAAGGATAACGACGTACTCGTCTCCTCCATGTTTCGCCGCTTCTCCTCGGACCCGGACGAAGCTTTCTACAAGGTTCATCGCGTCGGGTAGGAAGTCTTGGTCAATTCTTGGCTCAGTGTATTTCGTGTTCAGTGCTTTGAATTTATCGAGGTCGATAAAAAGAACAGCGATGTGTCCGTTGACTGGGCCTAGCTTCTCTGTCCACTCATTGAAGTCTTTCTTGACCTGGTCAGGGCTCAAAAGGATCTTGAATTTTTGGTCCAATTCCTTAGCGTTCACTGGAGCCTGAGTGGTTGACTGTGGGCGCAACTCATCGAGAAGGAGGTCAATTTCAATGGAGGCTTTTCTCAGGGCGCTGTTTCTGGCTTGCAGGGTTTCTTCTCGAAAGCTAGTTTTGTAGTCTTTTATCAAGCCCAAGTCGGGGTCGGACTGCACAGATTGCTCGCACCACTCAGGCGTTACCCATTCCTCTGACTGTGCCTTAAGCTCAGAAGCCAAGGTCTCGCTGAATGGAAGGCGCACGGCGGAGATGAGACGTTTTTGGCATTCGAGGACAGCTTTCACGCGCTTATCTATCTGTTGAACTCGTCTTCGTTGATAAAGGCCTAGAGTATTACTTGAATGAATCAATCCCCTGCTGGCGGCTTCCGCACTGTCTCTGGAAAACGCCTCCTGTGTTTCCTGAGCGATTTCTTCCATCTTTACGCCCATCATTTGACTAAGACGATCAGTGAAGGCAGTAGGGAGCATGGTTTCAGCCTTTTGAAAAATAGATGTGAGCCATCAGGTTAATTGTCGAGAGCAGTGTCCCGCGTCTTGTGGTCAAAAACAGGCTGCTTAAAAAGGCCATCCAGCAAGGCCGCAAGGAGTGGGGCGACTGAGGCGTACCCGGAGGGTACGTCGCAGGGAGACACAGGACTGAGAACGATGCTGGGGGTCTTTTTCAGCAGCCGTCACGGCTCGACGGTCACATCCACGAACGCAGGCACACTATCCGCCCCCTTCTTGTCCGTCACCCTCAGCTTAAACCGATAGGTCCGCTTCTCCGACACGGTCGGAGCGAGGAAGGAGGCTTCGGCGTTATTTACGTCCAGCAGGGCGATCTTGCTGCCTCGGACCTGGCTCCAGGAATAGTAGAGGGCTTCGCCTTCCGCATCCCGGCTCTTCAACCCGCTCAGCTTCACCTTCGTGCCAGATTTGACTGATTGGTTGGGGCCTGCGTCCGCGACCGGAGGCTCGTTCGGCTCCTCGTTCACGTCGACTGCGACATCGAGAGTTGCCTGCTTGCCACGGTTGGTGACGGTGACGGTTGTCTTTCCGTTGCCGACAATCTGGAGTAGGCCGCCAGCGAGCACCTTGATGATTTTGGGGTTTGACGATTGAAAGCTCGTGCCGCTGCCCAATGTACTGATCCGGCGGGTGACCCCATCGGTGAATTCACCCACTACCGGCAACTCGAATATTTTCCCCATGGAATCGACGTGGCCGAAGGCGGAGGATTGCCCGGCCCTGCCGAGGTGCAAGGGCTTGTCCGTTTCGAAGTCGATGATGGCAAGGGAGGCGGCTGGTTCGACGTTCACGAGGATTTCATCGAAGATGGATCTCGTGCCCAGTCGTCCGCGTGAAATTTCTGCGACTGCCAGCAAGCGCATGGGGCCGATGCTGTCCTTGGGGACGAGGAGCTTCCCTCCGAACGGGGGATCCTGGTCGGCCAGTCCGATGAGGGCTACCGGCGCGATGATCGATCCCGTGGCCGTCGCATCTTCCTGTCCCACCAGGGTCTCGTCCTGCTCGCCGTACCAATAGTAGCGGACCTTGACGATGCCGGAGTCTTTGCCGAGGTCCACGCGGGCCGTGACGGTCTTCCCCGATGTGAGCTTGGTCCCCTCAGCCGGTTCGAGGATCTTCAAGGCATGGGCCGGCTGCGCCAGTGCAAGGCAAAACGCAAAAGGCAAAATGTAAAAGTGAAGTCCCAACTTCCCCCTTTTAATTTTCAATTTTGCATTCTCCACGCTCACCTCGTCAGGTGGAAGGGCACGTCGGTCAGGATGACGCGATCTTTGAACAGGAGCGAAGCTTTGAGCAAGAGGGCCCGTTGATTGTGCAGGATGTTCTGCCACCAGCGAGCCGGGAGGATTTCGGGAATCACGACGGTGACCCAGGTGTCCGGTTCTTTTTCCAGGATCGCCTCGACGTAGTCGAGGAGGGAATTCAGGATGGAGCGATAGGGCGAGGGCAGCACGACGAGGTTGACGCCGCAGCCCCATTGGGCCCACTGCATTTTGAGCCGGGCCGTGGCTTCCGGGTCGACGTCGACGAACACAGCCCGGACTTCTCCCGGCCTGCTGCGGGCATAGTCGACTGCGCGAATGACGGCGCGGTTCACCCCGCTGATCGGAAGGATGACGATATTGCGCCGCGGCATCGGAGGGCGGCTGCCCCGCCGGTCGAGCGTGATCTGGTCGGAGACCGCTTGGTAGTGGGCGTGAATGCCGCGGAACATCATGATCAGGATCGGGATCAGCACGATGACGATCCAGGCACCGTGCATGAACTTGGTGCTGGCGATGATCGCGGTCGCAATGGCCGTGGCGACCGCGCCGATGCCGTTAATGACGATTTTTTTCCGCCAATGGGGTCCGCGCTTGCTCAGCCAGCGGCGGACCATGCCGGCTTGCGAGAGGGTGAACGAGAGGAAGACGCCGACGGCATAGAGTGGAATCAGCGCGTGGGTGTCGCCGCCGAACATGATGATGAGGAAGCAGGAAAAGACGCCCAGGATGAGAATGCCGTTGGAGAACACCAAGCGGTCTCCCATGAGCTCCATCTGGTGGGGCATATAGCCGTCGCGGGCCAACAATGACGCGAGTCGCGGAAATCCGGCGAAGGCGCTGTTTGCCGCGAGGACTAAGATCGACATCGTGGAAATCTGGATCAAGTAGTAGAGGAATCCTTCGCCGAAGATGGCTCGCGCCACCTGCGAGATGACGGTTTCATCCTCTTTCGGCAGGACGCCCAAGTGATAGGCCATCGTACTGATGCCGAGGAAGAGCGTCCCCAGGACGAGCGCCATGGTGATCATCGTGATGACGGCGTTCTTCGGCTCCGGGGGGCGAAAGGCCGGTACGCCGTTCGAGATCACTTCTACGCCGGTCAGCGCCGTACAGCCGGATGAAAAGGCGCGGAGCAGGAGAAACAACGACACCGACTCGACTGCGGTTTGCGTCGCCATGCTTTGCACGGCGATTGGCGTGAGCTGGCCGAAGAGGAGCTGATAGGTGCCTGCGGCCAGCATGAGGAGCATGCCCCCGATGAACATGTAGGTCGGAACGGCGAAGACCTTTCCCGATTCCCGGACGCCGCGCAGGTTGACTAGGAGCACGAGGATGATGGCCACCACGCCGAGTATCGTGCGGTAGGGAAAGAGCGCGGGGACGGCGGAGGTGATGGCGGCGATGCCGGCTGCCACGCTGACCGCGACGGTCAGGACATAGTCGATCATCAGCGAGGCCGCCGCCGTCAGGCCCGGCCATTCGCCCAGGTTCGATTTTGAGACGATGTAGGCGCCGCCGCCTCCAGGGTATTCGACGATGATCTGGGAGTAGGAGAGGGTCAAAATCGCCAACAGGAGGATGATCATGACGCTGATCGGAATCGAGAAATGCGCGAAGGCCAGACTGGCCGGCACGAGGACCAGGAGAATTTCTTCTGTGGCGTAGGCGACCGACGAGAGGGCGTCGGAGGAGAACACGGCCAGGGCCAGGCGTTTTGAGAGCCGCTGGTGGGCGGCTTGCGCAGTCTTGAGTGGATTGCCGACGAGCCAACGTTTCAGAATCATGGAAGCAATTATTGCATAGAAATGGAGGCGCGTACATCGAAGAAGCAGTGGGCAGACGTCGGAGGGCGAAAATTTCACTTGTCGATATGAAATGATGCTCTGGCGGCCCGCAGAACACCGCATGGGACGTAGTCTGCGCTACTTTGCCGGGAGCAGAGTGTCCAAAGGGGTTGACAGTCCCTGTGGAAGTTCAGTATCTTCGCCCCTCATTATTTGAAGCTGACCGTCCTCTCGCGAGGCGGGCAGGCTGAGTCTGTATGCATGAACGCATGAGTCGCTGAGCTGATAATTTACTCGTTCTTTTACTCCTCATCCAAGGAGGCCGGTTCATTATTCGGGCGATACATCGTTTCTTCAGTTCGTAGTCGTTTTCTCACCAAAAACAAGGAGGCCGGTCCATGTTTTTTCACACGCTACGGGTTTGTGTCTCAACCCGCATGCTTAGCGCGATGGCGGCGGTGGCCCTTCTCGGGGCCCCGCTCGCATCCGCTGAGAATCCCTCACACATAGGGCCGCCAGCATCGCAACACGTTGCGATGAACCACCAGC is a window from the Nitrospirota bacterium genome containing:
- a CDS encoding ISNCY family transposase encodes the protein MVGEDTVQMRVTELKRVHVIRQVMAKALRQREAGEILGLTTRQVRRLVQRVRAEGDMGLVHRSRGTPSHRQYRPALKVRALRLYATHYGDFGPTLAAEKLAERHGLPLSAETLRGWLRAAGVTHFQRRKQPHRAWRARKTHRGELVQVDGSHHDWFEGRGPRCVLMAYIDDASSQVFARFYAYEGTIPALDSFRRYVTHYGLPLALYTDQHTTYKSPAAPTVEEQLADRPPHSQFERALAELGVTVMHAHSPQAKGRVERLFKTLQDRLVKDLRLAGLATLEAANQFLETWLPRYNQQFAVSPAQPADLHRPRPTCRALDRSLCLKTLRVLRRDWTVAHHGQLYQIRDHIRATQVQVEERLDGTMRMTHHGRPLTYQAIAARPCKTAEPETRKLPRPPVKPRATHPWNGYGTIASKRPAAAQP
- a CDS encoding RNA-binding protein, whose product is MGSKIYVGGLPYSATEQELSDLFGRHGAVASARIITDKFTGQSRGFGFVEMSSDAEAQAAVAALNGAEMGGRTLTVNEARPQEPRTGGGGGFGGGGGRGGAGGGKRDRY
- a CDS encoding 2OG-Fe(II) oxygenase, with the protein product MSTRMESMSGPVPLADLSSFSFHEHSVLVVENFWSQEERQFFREGMQQAAWKSLADLPKVREDFPNAGNWAKAEIDRAQGQRLMSRLQLPCIQSYMESFPHIVGRHVGFSYYSYASGDCLLTHNDTDQGYAMEGTTAPRRRLAMVSYFHDEWRSDWGGELIIYRKRKAHATDQPDLEVTHCIEPRPGSLVMFTVPRFHRVCRVDQVAGEHRRLSVAGWFMTQHQ
- a CDS encoding NFACT family protein gives rise to the protein MALTAAEIGEVVAELAPALAEGWIQKIQQPTDCTILLEVRTPGRTHRLLLSCHPDSARLHFTTEALQNPPTPPPFCQFLRAHLQGARIDKIEQVHGDRIVHLALSTKEGPCTLVAELTGKTSNFLVLDETGLIRRDLNGTKDLVGQLYVAPALPHRDKPAAALSRFSQDSQESLFPLSAAIEAHYHKAEATSVVQTAQNARAGILRKSIKKLRRRIEAWHEDLAKAEKYKTYARYGELIKANLGAIRRGQTDVTLVDYFNEELPSLTIPLDQTKTPQGNMDDYFKKHRKHLAAERELRPRIAEGENELATLQQELTSIEQETWQPPDRTHPVLRARILARTEKGKGKQEQRQGPFRRFTSSDGLTIYVGKNARENDELTFGLAKSDDLWLHARGTPGSHVVVRLEKGAEIPPETLRDAATLALLYSDLKKSGKGDVIYTRRKWVKKAKGQAPGAVTVTQEKSLFVSLDKIRLAGLKERSDAQ
- a CDS encoding HEXXH motif-containing putative peptide modification protein; its protein translation is MPLLDVSLLVRLQGEFRLSMKRLLGDLCLDLENQYADVATSLALPVAYFRYLGRSLERDAYAHWKVVGWIEALNDLVYFIDLLQQIREEQDTREFAAQLFAECQEKFFENSYLEDLFPRGVAQSSGLERRLSQLCKRLTQELTQESLCLVPGLPMLWCEAHKIASWNVAVQFGGNVERAELLGAMAIGLDGGSYEAPPAVKRALKQSSSLATLLIRPHELSVKIGRTVTPLCTMRGHRLDWSWTHRPPVVAIETQAGAITVGPTLVYGKDRQPKTVAATSAGQVKRINRAWTIIQEAWPEGHEVLALLTSRIVPLKAKGVVSFSYRHRPGLSFINCFDRDNLDLVDDLIHENSHHHLNLLLRKYVMYQGDRNQQVFYSPWRRSLRPFRGILHAAFTFTMGAMLFERLSIWASGVGGSTRWKRAGLTEKDLQRARFRCLEEVESVRYSIHDLEYASWHLKWLTGSGKQLVEQLAQTIEQVEQNIEPHRKAVLASKFGPALRKHVKELQQAREIYGPMRLSKA
- a CDS encoding GGDEF domain-containing protein, whose translation is MLPTAFTDRLSQMMGVKMEEIAQETQEAFSRDSAEAASRGLIHSSNTLGLYQRRRVQQIDKRVKAVLECQKRLISAVRLPFSETLASELKAQSEEWVTPEWCEQSVQSDPDLGLIKDYKTSFREETLQARNSALRKASIEIDLLLDELRPQSTTQAPVNAKELDQKFKILLSPDQVKKDFNEWTEKLGPVNGHIAVLFIDLDKFKALNTKYTEPRIDQDFLPDAMNLVESFVRVRGEAAKHGGDEYVVILPNHDATDAVAFSEKLRRAFEQHKFVVAGDDVRITVSIGVGLWPLHGSNYEEVLTKSSAAKQTAKADRNKVVLAQAVSEQVLPLPKSGLSPAGQTLALFLNQRSQAAEEADPILGPEIILANGQLTEEELTIAADELHARGWLTTDVDGSKIGFRYIQPTPFLFFETDPDLRGWDPRQDAKTVAVVAVGLGKESLSPREIGEKLGWEPRRLNPAMSWLENRGFAKLYSAMGASPYRFTGMFITPSTRRLASET
- a CDS encoding PKD domain-containing protein — translated: MENAKLKIKRGKLGLHFYILPFAFCLALAQPAHALKILEPAEGTKLTSGKTVTARVDLGKDSGIVKVRYYWYGEQDETLVGQEDATATGSIIAPVALIGLADQDPPFGGKLLVPKDSIGPMRLLAVAEISRGRLGTRSIFDEILVNVEPAASLAIIDFETDKPLHLGRAGQSSAFGHVDSMGKIFELPVVGEFTDGVTRRISTLGSGTSFQSSNPKIIKVLAGGLLQIVGNGKTTVTVTNRGKQATLDVAVDVNEEPNEPPVADAGPNQSVKSGTKVKLSGLKSRDAEGEALYYSWSQVRGSKIALLDVNNAEASFLAPTVSEKRTYRFKLRVTDKKGADSVPAFVDVTVEP
- a CDS encoding APC family permease; this encodes MILKRWLVGNPLKTAQAAHQRLSKRLALAVFSSDALSSVAYATEEILLVLVPASLAFAHFSIPISVMIILLLAILTLSYSQIIVEYPGGGGAYIVSKSNLGEWPGLTAAASLMIDYVLTVAVSVAAGIAAITSAVPALFPYRTILGVVAIILVLLVNLRGVRESGKVFAVPTYMFIGGMLLMLAAGTYQLLFGQLTPIAVQSMATQTAVESVSLFLLLRAFSSGCTALTGVEVISNGVPAFRPPEPKNAVITMITMALVLGTLFLGISTMAYHLGVLPKEDETVISQVARAIFGEGFLYYLIQISTMSILVLAANSAFAGFPRLASLLARDGYMPHQMELMGDRLVFSNGILILGVFSCFLIIMFGGDTHALIPLYAVGVFLSFTLSQAGMVRRWLSKRGPHWRKKIVINGIGAVATAIATAIIASTKFMHGAWIVIVLIPILIMMFRGIHAHYQAVSDQITLDRRGSRPPMPRRNIVILPISGVNRAVIRAVDYARSRPGEVRAVFVDVDPEATARLKMQWAQWGCGVNLVVLPSPYRSILNSLLDYVEAILEKEPDTWVTVVIPEILPARWWQNILHNQRALLLKASLLFKDRVILTDVPFHLTR